One Candidatus Paceibacterota bacterium DNA segment encodes these proteins:
- a CDS encoding prolyl oligopeptidase family serine peptidase, with protein MNIPKTKKENILEEIHGYSIADPYRWLEGAENVEVREWIKAQNHAVDESLKGELFSSFSDELVANFKVVNFSNPMPVRGKYFYTERQPNEDQPVLYMKRGLDGQPVVLCNPNGQRDGNTITIDFWNVSRSGKYVAYGISEGGDEMATLYVKDTDTNQNLPDAIIRCRYSDVRWLPDDSGFFYTRNPRPGTVPKNEEHLHVKVYLHKLGDDPDADELIFGADRPKDDMLGLTLSPDGRYLGIEASQTWTENEIYIYDSTTKSVRALVTDIPAKFSIFFLSGKVLLRTNYKANNYRILQSSYEEMYRSLDEWQEFIPARESVLTTCRATKSKILVEYLVNACLEAHIFDYDGKLLEKIPLPAHATMAGITTNRFEEEFFYGVESFLFPKIVYRYDPETRTYSEYRATDNPIDATEYIVKQEWYHSKDGTKIPIFIMHGKDIQLDANNPTILYGYGGFAVIQAPSFLRSWVPWFQRGGIFAIANIRGGGEFGEAWHTDGIKELKQNSFDDFIAAGEYLVAQKYTDPQHLGILGGSNGGLLVSAVGVQRPELWSAVCSRVPLTDMVRFPQFGIAMRWVHEYGDPAIKEDLGNILRWSPYHNVRENVEYPHFLFTTGEKDTRVDPLHARKMAARLQEVNKHNQVLIFTELDAGHGSGKPIIKIVESQALTLSFFARHLQLAD; from the coding sequence ATGAATATCCCTAAAACAAAAAAAGAGAATATTTTAGAAGAAATACACGGCTACAGCATCGCAGATCCCTATCGCTGGCTAGAAGGCGCAGAAAACGTGGAGGTGCGAGAGTGGATTAAAGCTCAAAATCACGCCGTTGACGAAAGCTTAAAAGGAGAGCTTTTCTCCAGTTTCTCCGATGAACTCGTAGCTAACTTTAAGGTAGTCAACTTCTCTAACCCCATGCCAGTGCGTGGCAAGTATTTTTACACAGAACGACAACCAAATGAAGATCAGCCAGTGCTCTATATGAAGCGAGGTCTCGACGGTCAGCCAGTCGTTTTGTGCAATCCTAATGGTCAGCGGGATGGCAACACCATCACTATTGATTTCTGGAACGTTTCGAGGAGTGGCAAGTATGTCGCTTATGGAATCTCCGAAGGGGGCGATGAGATGGCAACGCTGTATGTAAAGGATACCGATACGAATCAAAATCTTCCCGACGCGATCATCCGCTGTAGATACTCTGATGTCCGATGGCTGCCGGATGATTCCGGTTTCTTCTATACGCGCAATCCGCGACCAGGGACGGTTCCTAAAAACGAAGAGCATCTCCATGTAAAAGTATATCTCCACAAGCTTGGCGATGACCCAGATGCCGATGAACTTATTTTTGGAGCCGATCGTCCGAAAGATGACATGCTGGGGCTCACCCTATCTCCCGACGGCAGATATCTTGGCATTGAAGCGTCGCAAACGTGGACAGAGAACGAGATATACATATACGACAGCACCACAAAGAGCGTGAGAGCTTTGGTGACTGACATTCCGGCAAAATTCTCCATTTTCTTCCTGAGTGGAAAGGTGCTCCTACGAACGAACTATAAAGCAAATAACTACCGCATTCTCCAGTCGTCATATGAGGAGATGTATCGTTCCCTGGATGAGTGGCAGGAATTCATACCTGCGCGGGAGTCCGTACTTACGACGTGCCGCGCTACAAAGAGTAAGATTCTCGTAGAATATCTCGTCAACGCATGTCTTGAGGCCCATATATTTGACTATGATGGGAAATTGCTAGAGAAAATTCCGCTCCCAGCACATGCGACCATGGCGGGCATTACTACCAATAGGTTTGAGGAGGAATTCTTCTATGGTGTGGAATCGTTCCTTTTTCCAAAGATTGTATACCGATATGATCCGGAGACACGAACGTACTCCGAATACCGCGCGACAGACAACCCAATCGATGCAACGGAATATATCGTAAAACAGGAATGGTATCACTCCAAGGATGGCACCAAGATTCCTATTTTTATCATGCACGGGAAGGATATCCAGTTGGACGCTAACAACCCAACAATTCTCTATGGGTATGGTGGCTTTGCGGTAATTCAGGCCCCTTCGTTCTTGCGCAGTTGGGTTCCTTGGTTTCAGAGGGGTGGGATTTTTGCTATCGCAAATATCCGTGGAGGAGGCGAGTTTGGCGAAGCGTGGCATACCGATGGCATCAAAGAATTAAAACAGAATTCTTTTGACGATTTTATCGCAGCCGGTGAATATCTTGTTGCGCAAAAATACACGGATCCGCAACATCTTGGCATTCTCGGCGGAAGTAACGGTGGCCTCCTCGTATCTGCCGTGGGCGTCCAGCGGCCCGAGCTCTGGAGCGCAGTGTGCTCGCGTGTGCCACTGACTGATATGGTGCGCTTTCCTCAATTTGGCATTGCTATGCGTTGGGTGCATGAATACGGTGATCCAGCGATAAAAGAAGACCTTGGGAACATCTTGCGATGGAGTCCTTATCACAACGTGCGTGAGAATGTAGAGTATCCCCATTTTCTCTTCACCACTGGCGAGAAAGATACGCGTGTTGATCCACTCCACGCCCGCAAGATGGCCGCGAGACTCCAAGAGGTGAATAAGCATAATCAGGTACTCATATTTACAGAACTTGATGCCGGCCACGGTTCGGGGAAACCTATTATTAAAATTGTTGAGAGCCAGGCGTTGACGCTGTCTTTCTTTGCACGTCATCTCCAGCTTGCAGACTAA
- a CDS encoding DUF2177 family protein → MNPLTSYLATLVPLAVLDALWLLVIAKGFYAERMGFLFQKTINLAPVALFYPLYALAVYGLVVAPAVVSGSWSEALWRGALLGLAAYGAYDLTNHATIANWPLVITVVDILWGMAVTALTSVAAFWAIMALKKTWM, encoded by the coding sequence ATGAACCCACTCACTTCTTATCTCGCTACATTAGTGCCACTCGCAGTGCTCGATGCGCTCTGGTTGCTGGTGATCGCAAAAGGATTCTATGCAGAGCGCATGGGCTTCTTGTTCCAGAAAACAATCAACCTTGCACCCGTTGCACTCTTCTATCCGCTCTATGCCCTCGCTGTCTACGGCCTTGTGGTAGCGCCAGCAGTAGTGAGCGGTTCGTGGAGTGAAGCGCTCTGGCGCGGTGCTCTCTTAGGCCTTGCCGCCTACGGAGCCTACGATCTCACCAACCATGCGACCATCGCTAACTGGCCACTCGTGATCACCGTGGTTGATATCCTCTGGGGCATGGCTGTCACCGCGCTCACTTCGGTGGCGGCATTCTGGGCTATCATGGCACTGAAAAAGACATGGATGTAA
- a CDS encoding Fic family protein, producing MMQEKKTYLPITSENICHAYVLLHREGLVSFPLTEEGKKKVAAIVANINGPYFGHEIYNTPEEKAVAFLYFLIKDHPFIDGNKRTACLVFEVLCDINKLAPRFNEFSLDALAVFIEGIRDPNHHGAIKNITDILF from the coding sequence ATGATGCAGGAAAAAAAGACATACCTACCCATAACGTCCGAAAACATTTGCCACGCATACGTGTTGCTCCATAGAGAAGGCCTCGTATCTTTCCCGCTTACTGAAGAGGGCAAAAAGAAGGTTGCTGCGATAGTTGCAAACATAAATGGTCCGTATTTTGGACACGAAATATATAACACCCCAGAAGAAAAAGCGGTGGCGTTTTTGTATTTTCTCATTAAAGATCACCCGTTCATTGATGGCAATAAACGAACCGCGTGTCTCGTGTTTGAGGTTCTCTGTGACATAAATAAACTAGCCCCTCGCTTCAACGAGTTTAGTCTCGATGCACTTGCAGTGTTTATTGAAGGAATACGTGATCCCAACCACCACGGGGCCATAAAAAACATCACGGACATTCTTTTTTAG
- a CDS encoding DUF2975 domain-containing protein: MQFLPTLFLKAITILIGIGALAFLLVEPHFEGRNMNATLFEIYFTDPFLAYAYIASIPFFIALYQAFQLLGSVGRGETLSHHAVKALRTIRHCALAIIGFVVPGMIFIRFFSGSDDPAGGIAMGALIILGSLIAAATASTLERVAQRGR; this comes from the coding sequence ATGCAATTCCTCCCAACCCTCTTTCTTAAAGCCATCACCATACTCATCGGCATTGGTGCGCTCGCATTCCTGCTCGTCGAGCCCCACTTTGAAGGCAGAAACATGAACGCCACTCTCTTTGAAATCTACTTTACCGATCCCTTCCTCGCATACGCATACATCGCCTCTATTCCGTTCTTTATCGCGCTCTATCAGGCGTTTCAACTCTTAGGTAGCGTTGGACGAGGCGAAACACTCTCGCACCATGCAGTGAAAGCTCTGCGCACAATCCGCCACTGCGCACTGGCCATCATCGGCTTTGTGGTGCCAGGAATGATTTTCATACGTTTCTTCAGTGGCAGTGACGACCCCGCTGGCGGCATCGCCATGGGTGCTCTCATCATTCTTGGCTCCCTCATCGCCGCCGCCACGGCATCAACCCTCGAACGGGTAGCGCAACGTGGGCGCTGA
- a CDS encoding GrpB family protein, which yields MITEAQEKYLASLPDGKIIEVKPFDPHVQEVANELISQIREALPGVDLHFGGASALGIAGQNDIDISILYEAPEFDKYFSVLEKLFGTPSRISTSPKNKSVKWEFKKDGFEIELYITLRGSPAFEEQRKVFELLSQSKALRDEYKQTKLPYGPIDFKDYMRKKYEFFNKILEDS from the coding sequence ATGATTACCGAAGCCCAAGAAAAATACTTAGCCTCGTTGCCTGACGGCAAAATTATTGAGGTCAAACCATTTGATCCACATGTTCAGGAGGTGGCGAATGAACTCATATCTCAAATAAGAGAAGCTCTTCCTGGCGTAGATTTACATTTTGGTGGAGCCTCTGCACTTGGAATTGCAGGCCAGAACGATATCGATATCTCAATCTTGTATGAAGCGCCTGAGTTCGATAAGTACTTTTCTGTGCTAGAAAAACTATTTGGAACTCCCTCTCGCATAAGCACGTCACCAAAGAATAAATCAGTAAAATGGGAGTTCAAAAAAGATGGTTTTGAAATTGAGCTTTATATTACACTGAGAGGTTCTCCTGCATTTGAAGAACAAAGAAAAGTATTTGAGCTTTTATCGCAGAGTAAGGCATTGCGAGATGAGTATAAACAAACCAAGCTACCATATGGCCCGATTGATTTTAAGGACTATATGCGAAAGAAGTATGAATTTTTTAATAAAATTTTAGAGGATAGCTAG